The genomic interval AATTTTCATATAAGCTTGGGAGAGAGTTTAACAAGATCAGAGTCTTATCCTTATCTTCCATCATCACATATATGTTCTCAAGATCGTCCAGGGTTTTAATGAATACACCTATTTGAacagatatattttttttcatctCCGATCTTGAATGAATATAGATGTTGCTTCATATACAGGtggttggctagggattttGTCATATACAGATTCTCTAGTTTGTTCGACATGCCTGCAGCCGAAGTTTCTTTTGAAACTTCCCTGAGAGGTGTATCTCTGAGGCACAAGATGACGACGCTTTGTGCTTTGGCAAGAATTTGCATCTTTTCCTTCGAGTCGCTTGGTATTACGTCTTCGCCCTTCAGTGCTTCTACCAGCCCCCATTGTATTAATATAGCTTTCATCTTGATCCTCCAAAGGCCAAAGTCTTCTTGATCTCTGGTGGTCGTGGCTTCGTTTCCCACATATGGCGCCAAATTTTTAGAAATAATCAATCAAGAATCACAACACGCTCAGACAAGCATTCAGTACAAATCAAGATTATGAAAAACACAACAAGAATACGATTGAGTTATGTTGTTCGACTTTGAATAGCCTACATTCACGGAAGAACACAACCACCTTCTTTGTTATTAATTCGAAAAAGAGTTACAAATACAGAACCGAGAGAACAAAGACCGAATCACAATTGAGATTATATCCCTTTAACCACTTCGACTCTCTCTCTCTTTGTGTCGTGTATTCTCTGTTCTCTGTCAAGTGATCACGATGGAGATTATTGACTCCTCTTTTCCTTGTTTTTCTCAGCCTCTGAGTCCAACTATATATGTATAGCCCTGAGTTTCCAATGCTCCGGTTACTCCAAGCTGTTCAGCGGAATATACGACCCAAGCCCGCAACTAATTGACTTATAGTTGCGGCCCATAACAACCAGTAACCAACCCTTGGTATATTCTGTCTATTTGACAATTTGTGAGTCACCAAATATCCCAACATGTATTACAGgagttggcaaaaacttgtgtgagacggtctcacgggtcgtatttgtgagacggatctcttatttgggttatccatgaaaaagtattattttttatgctaagaatattactttttattgtgaatatgagtaggattgattcgtctcacaaattaagatccgtgagacggtctcacatgagactcactcataggAGTTTTTGTATATTGTTAAGTAACATGCAATCATTTTTTACTTCTTTTTTTGGGGCAATGAGTAGTTTGCTACAACTGGGTCACGAACTCGAAACTCGTCTTAAACTTGGGCTATAAGACATCGGCCTTCTCACTAATATTTTTACCTATGATATTAATGTAGCATCAATACAATAAAGAACCAACATAAGAAACTCGAGAACATTAGCTTTGATATCCCAACTACATGAAACAGCACTTGATGCAATTCAAAATTCAATGAAAAGAGCTAAAGCTCAGAAGGGAGTAACGCTCCCACTTCTAGTTTCTGCCGGGCTGAACAAAGCAGACCGAGTCCTCGGTCTGTTCTCCTCTAACTGCCTCACGACCTCTTCCATCGTAGGCCTAACAGTGGAAACGGGAGCGCAGCATCCCATCGCAAGCTTCAACGCCTGAACCAACCCTTCTTCCATCGGATTTCTCACACCCTTTAAGAGTTCCACATCGAAAACCTCCATGGTCGTTTCTTCCAAAACTGCTACTTTCACTAGTGAAGGTAAGTCGACAAAATCACCGTTTCTTGCATTCTTCCCTGGCttttttcccaacaaaatctcGAGAAGTAGTATCCCAAATGCAAAAACATCGGTTCTTGAATTGCATTTCTTCATCTTCTGGAGTTCTGGTGGCTTGTAACCATCTGCTTTAGCTAGTGCTACTATCTCATCTGACACAGCTGCAACCATTATCTTTTCCAGTCCAAACTCGTTAAGCCTCGCCACGAAGAAGTCATCTACCAGAACAGTTTTCGATCTCACATTGCCATGAGTTACTGGTGTTTCGAGGCCATGAAGATGACTTAATCCTCTGGCGATTCCCAGTGCAATCTTGTGTCTCCTAGCCCAATTTAGGGCCGGCTTCCCTACCCTAGATTCTAAACATAAGCCAGTGATGCAAATATTAGAAATTAGTTGAAAATTTTCAATCAATTAATCATCAACAATATCTTAGCAATAACAGTGTTAATACATTTGAGAACCTACCCACATAAATAGCTCTGGTTACAAGCTGAGTACTATCATGGCCTATGCAGGATATCAAACATTACTCAAAGAAAAGTATAACCAGGCGAACACCGAAATACAAGTTCCCCAGACTTTTGTTTATGAGCCATCAAATCTTGATATGAGTCGAGAATTGGCGTTGCGGCCACATTAAAATGAAACAAGAAGATATTTGTTGTATCACTTCTGATGAAGAATTACTCTAACAGTCATCACATTCTTGATTTTGCTTTTCATGAAAATCTCACCACTGCGGGCCTCTACAAAATTGGTTGAAGTTCAATCCTCAAACTAATCACGCAAGATTCGATTCACATAACATAACATCATTAATTGAAttctaaataatttttacctATTCTTGGCGCAAATATAAACCATACATAACCATCATTATATCACTGTTAATCACAATGTAAATGGAGTCTACTTACAAATATACACATACTGCATTTTAACCAACATCCAATATGAAGCATATGTAGTTCTGTTTTGAAGCAAAGATCGAATCATGAAACATACCATGTAGGAGATCAGAAAGGGTTTTGTTAGGCAGATAATCATAAATGAGAAGCTTCTCCCCTCTTTTCCCCTGATAGAAAGCTCTCAAAGGAATCAAATTCTCGTGTCGAACCCGCCCCAACTGCTTGATCACCGGCAAACAAGAACTCTTATCTTCACAACTCCCTTCTCTCAACAACCTTAAAGCAATTGTTCCTCCATCTGCTAACTTGGCCTTGTACACTGTCCCATAACTTGTCTTCTCCATTACTTGCCCTGTAGCATTCAACACATCTTCCAAAGTTAAATGCTCACCACCCTGAAACAAAACCAATTTTCCATCACCGCCAGCATCACCGCCATTGCCAATTTCTTCATCCTCCCCATCGTCAAACTCCTCATCCTCTTCATCCAAATTCCTTCTCTTTCCTTGAAAATATCCAATCAACAACGAAACCAACACCACGGTACCGGTCATCAAACCAATAACTATCCCAGCTATTGCACCAGAACTCAATCCTGAGCTTCCACCACATTTCCTCAGAGGTGGCCCACAAAGACCTGGACCGTTCCCTTCAAAAACCTCCACACCAAACTTCGATCCCCCAAAGTTTGGCAAAACCCCTGTGAAATTATTGTGAGAAAGATTCAATTTTTCCAGCTTTAGCCCAGTCACACCCTCTGGAATTCCACCAGAAAACATATTGTCCCCAAGATCAAGCAGTTTAAGCCCAAGAAAACCAGTAACGAACTGTGGGAAACTCCCAGTAAACACATTCTTCCCCAAATCAAGAAACTGCAAGTTCTTGCAAGTGGCATCAGGCAATGCAGGCTCCGGCAGAGAACCGGAGAGAGCATTACCATGAAGCCTAAGAAAATCGAGGCGGTCACACAGGTTCCAAATCGAGGTTGGCAATGACCCTCTGAGCAAATTGTAACTCAAATCAATATCCGACAGAGAAGAACTGTAACCAAGCTCTAACGGGATGACCCCAGATATTGAATTCACACTAAGATATAAACTTTGTAGATTCGTAAACTCCCCAATCTCCCTAGGAATAGTACCAGAGAGATTAGCAGATGGAAGCTGAAGGGAAACTAGATGCAGAAAAGGGTCTTTGTATAATGCAACACTAGTCCATTGTGGTGAAGAGAGGTCTGTGCAAAGTAAAGAAGAACCGTTGGTAAAAGCCCATTTGAGGCCTCTCCACTGGCAGAGCGGAACAGTGGTATTCCAAGATTGTAACAGCAAGTTCTCTCCAGTTCCTTGCAGTGAAGGCTTAATCTTCTGCAAAAGCAACTCGACATCTGAAGTAGACTCAGTGAGAGTGAGGAGAATCGAAATGCAGAACATGAGAAGAAGCTTCAGAGCCGCCATTAATGAGGCAAATAAGAAAAAGACACAaggaagaagaaagaaaaatgtATGGAAATTTTGAAAAGGAGATGGAGGAGCTCTTTTTCAGGCATTTTCTTTAGGAAAAGCTGACAGTGTTGACTATTTACTCAACATTTACTCATCTTCATTCACCACACCAACTATTGAATCATGATTTTATTGATTCTTGCATGAAATTGAAAAcatatgatttatttttttaatcaatatatactaactaaaaaaattcaaattctcaaacaacaaacaagaatatgtatatttttttataacatatatatatatatatatataattcaaattttgaaaatacaatagctaataaatatttttttcctaAGAAATTTTTGGAGATCTGCAGATTTCACAAGAGAACTTATCAATtaacacttttattttttttgaaaaaaaggaAATCAATTAAAAGTCGGAGTGACAGTGTTTAATATTTATTGATATCATTACATGTTATTTAAAGGTAATAAAAGTTTTCATCCATCATGATAAAGTTTGTAAAGTTTTGGGCACCTTCAATTTTCACATGCATCtaaccctttattttttccaaattttctgtcagaatttaataattttttccaattaaaacaaacaattatttaaaattccgTGACCTGGTACAGAATTTATAGCCATCTCTCCTGTTCATTAAATTCAAGGTTGAATTCAATGGAATGTTTAATGTTACTATCTTCCCCTTTAgcttcttttgttttttttaataaaatgatataatttaattttggcaaattctttttttttttgaggggCTACATTCATATTTGTTTCTACATATATAGTACAATCAATCGTTATAATaagtaattataaataattcaaTAATATCATCAAATAATCAATTACAATTAATTAAAGGTAAAAACTTGTTCGAGATGGTCTttcggatcgtattttgtgagacggttgggtcatctatgaaaaaatattactttttatgccaagaatattactttatattgtgaatatcggtagggttaactcgtctcatagataaatatTCGTAAAATCGTCTCTTATGAGGCATACTTTTAATTAAAACCAACGGCTGATAAAAATAGACATAAACAACTTTTCTGACTTTTGTTCTGTGATTTTAAAATGTCTATCCATGATATTTATTACATGGAGAACTGATTAACCATAGtcgaaaaaatatttaatataatagaaaataatttttctttattatttcaTCCATGTTGAAGGTTTTTTCGATTCTAAATATGTATAGAGTCCATTTTTCCAACAACTTTAGACATTTTTCACACAAGATTTTACTAAAATGGATTGAATATATATGTGCACACAATGTTATAAGTTAACGTCGATATAGTAAACTAATAAAGAGTGACTTATAAACTCAATGAAGTTACACCACCCAACAAACAAACATTTTGGGATAATACCTCTATTAAGTTTATAACCTAACACACGAGCACACGAAAAAAAACCGGTATAGGATTGTAGcaataaatttataaacacttggtatttaatttgttaaattttGTATTACATTTGAACCATAACAAAATATGCAGGGTTTCAActcattgatttttttttgtttcacaTTTTAAGTATAacctaaaaaatataataatctttagttatttttatgagaaaatattatatatttaaaaatatatatatatatcccattATTTCAAGAAGCCATCTATTTGTAATTTGTTTTTAGAAAAAAAGAAATCAATCTATTTGTTATATAATTggggaagttggtgaaaaatctccaatcaaaatatttctttAGGTTCACtctctacccacaaaattgtggtgctatgtcatataaaatgtggtacacttcgtGTGAAAATGTGGTACTAACAAAATACTcagggactgaacacaaaaaaaatcaacGGTTGGAAACTGAAGACCAACTTCCGGTATATAATTCATGCAATTTTTAGGTAAGAGGTAAAACAGGCAGCACAAAAGTCACGTCGATTGGTAGTGTGCACGCTTAACCaattcgttttttttttaccttttaCCTTTTATGGTTGAATTAATAACCAATGTTATAAACATTAAACACCAAGGTGGGGTGGGGCTGGGGTGGGGTGGGTTCGACCTCGCCCctcaatttttaaattttattaactaGAGGTCTAATaataattatgttttttttCACATTTTCTCCTATTCTTTTCTCTTGTCACTcctgaaatatttttaaaaaatttgtccTCTCAACCTCTATTTTCTGGTTTCGTTCCTTCTTGGACCAATTATGAGCGTCAACTACTTTTGCGACAAACAACCTTAACCTTAAAAAGTGTGAATTTGAATTTTAGGTGTATGATTATAGGTTTGCCATGCAAGTCTCACTTTGTTCAAGTGTAAAAAgatgtgaattttttttgtgccgatgaaaatatataagaaaaatacaaaaatataaattaattttcattttgtaTGGGACGACACGACGAGAGAGCCAAATATATCAAGTCACACTAAATTAAAATAACATTATCGATGAAACATTGCAATGAATAATAATTAGCATTTTTAGCCCAAAAATAAAGAATTTGAAACAAACAAATATCACAAAAAAATccatatataaataaaagaatCCATAGATAAATCAAAGTTATTAttgattaaataaaatttatcctATTTTTCAAGAGTATGTctctcgtgagacggtctcatgaatctttatctgtgagacatgtcaaccctaccgatattcacaataaaaagtaatactcttaacataaaaagtaatactttctcatggatgactcaaataagagatccgtctcacaaaatagaaccgtgagaccgtctcaaacaagtttttgtcatttttcaATTGACAATTTGACTTTAAAAAAATGCAATTTATTAACAATGACACCATTGTTTGATTTAGCTATGGGCAAGAAACGGTGTTTTGGGCCAGCCCATAACCAATTCACTTGAATTCTAATAATATCTTCTTATCTTTATCATGCATGATATTGTCATTTAGGACCCCGAACTGCTCTCAATTTTCAGTTTTGGTTCAATCTTTCTTCTAGTTTCATAATTCATTAATGGTTCAAAATCTTAATAACTATCAActcaatatatttttaaataagtgTTCTATTTTCTGAACAAATGACAAATAAAATCTCAAATTTGTTATTCGGAATGGACTCCTTTTCTTAAAATCATTTGTAAACATGAAAATATCAGAAAAAATCGCATAAAGGTGTACCTAGTTGTTGAAAAAGAGTCGACATGATCCGATCCCACGTGTTGTACAAGCGATTTTCAAAACGGAGTGTAAACACACTCGGTTTTCATTATATATCTGAGCTCGAGTATAAACAACGTTCACATGCTGCATTTTTTGCATACGGAAGATGACGAGGCTTTTTCTCTTTCCTTATTTTATTAGTGTCTTGTCATAGAAACGGACTTCATGACACACATGATTTCTAATGGAAGTAGTCATTTTCCCCCATCCGTTAACTTGTCCATCTAGttctatttttaattttcatattgCATCGAGTAATTAAATCGAGCTAAATCTGGTTAATtcgtaaaatttcatgaattcgAGTTCAAAACATCGACGATCACATTTTATGCTACTCCGCTTCCCTAGCTGAGAAGTAAtggttttattaattttatgttGTGTATTCTTTTTCTTGACTTGTTATTTGTGATCATGCCTTCCATTTCTTTTATTCACATAATTTTTATTGAGTTTAGAAATTATAAAGTAATCGCTATCTAGTAAATATCAATGATTTTGCTCGTAGTTTTTTTGTCTGTTAATCGGACTTTCACAATGAGTGACTTGGTTAATTTATCATAGTTTTGGATTCAAATAGATATATAGATTACCATTTTTAATTATTGGGCTAGGGGCTGGAATTACATATTTTGTTCTCTGCAAAAAAGGCAAAAACATTTTGCAAACATATATTATCACGCCCCGAGCTTGGGTCTGTGTGACCGTACAATGAACTcttatagcaactacttcgtattcgtcatcgttttacgaaaatgattaattcaagttgctatagaagtctatTGTAGTCTattataaaatcatttaaaatctttaatttttaccATGCGGGACAAGAGGTATCACAATCATCCTTATTTCAGAACGCGACATCCTCGTTGCGGTCTGACCCCTCGATCTACCAGTACCGAGAATCTAAAGGTGGCCCCCAtacacgtagcacttt from Primulina eburnea isolate SZY01 chromosome 17, ASM2296580v1, whole genome shotgun sequence carries:
- the LOC140818451 gene encoding putative kinase-like protein TMKL1, with amino-acid sequence MAALKLLLMFCISILLTLTESTSDVELLLQKIKPSLQGTGENLLLQSWNTTVPLCQWRGLKWAFTNGSSLLCTDLSSPQWTSVALYKDPFLHLVSLQLPSANLSGTIPREIGEFTNLQSLYLSVNSISGVIPLELGYSSSLSDIDLSYNLLRGSLPTSIWNLCDRLDFLRLHGNALSGSLPEPALPDATCKNLQFLDLGKNVFTGSFPQFVTGFLGLKLLDLGDNMFSGGIPEGVTGLKLEKLNLSHNNFTGVLPNFGGSKFGVEVFEGNGPGLCGPPLRKCGGSSGLSSGAIAGIVIGLMTGTVVLVSLLIGYFQGKRRNLDEEDEEFDDGEDEEIGNGGDAGGDGKLVLFQGGEHLTLEDVLNATGQVMEKTSYGTVYKAKLADGGTIALRLLREGSCEDKSSCLPVIKQLGRVRHENLIPLRAFYQGKRGEKLLIYDYLPNKTLSDLLHESRVGKPALNWARRHKIALGIARGLSHLHGLETPVTHGNVRSKTVLVDDFFVARLNEFGLEKIMVAAVSDEIVALAKADGYKPPELQKMKKCNSRTDVFAFGILLLEILLGKKPGKNARNGDFVDLPSLVKVAVLEETTMEVFDVELLKGVRNPMEEGLVQALKLAMGCCAPVSTVRPTMEEVVRQLEENRPRTRSALFSPAETRSGSVTPF